A genomic stretch from Falco cherrug isolate bFalChe1 chromosome 1, bFalChe1.pri, whole genome shotgun sequence includes:
- the ADAP2 gene encoding arf-GAP with dual PH domain-containing protein 2 isoform X1 yields MMDRDRNKTLLLELQRAAGTGNGRCADCGEPDPEWASYKLGIFICLNCSGIHRNLPQISRVKSLRLDFWENDLTEFMKKHGNLCAKAKYEAKVPPYYYIPRSCDCLVLREQWIRAKYEREEFVATRVCQDPCSAGSREGFLWKRGRESRQFQKRRFLLSAREGVLKYYTKESRGPKAIISIENLNAMFQTEKIQHAHGLQITYSRDGQTRNLFVYHESGKEIVDWFNAIRAARYHYLRTTFPTVPETELIPRITRNYVKEGYMEKTGPKQKEAFKVRWFCLDSQERNLMYFKNPLDAFAQGQVFIGRMDEGYEVRAGLPQGVRVKKRKPAITVVTPMREFVFICENEREQREWIDTLNGVIAQPLTG; encoded by the exons ATGATGGACCGCGACCGCAACAAGacgctgctgctggagctgcagagggCTGCGGGCACCGGCAACGGCCGCTGCGCCGACTGCGGGGAGCCAG ATCCAGAGTGGGCTTCTTACAAACTtggaatattcatttgtttgaATTGCTCTGGAATCCATCGCAATCTTCCTCAAATCAGCAGGGTCAAATCCCTTCGGCTTGACTTCTGGGAGAATGATCTTACTGAG tttatgAAGAAGCATGGGAATCTCTGTGCCAAAGCTAAATATGAGGCAAAAGTCCCTCCCTACTATTACATCCCCCGGTCCTGTGATTGCTT ggTTTTAAGAGAGCAATGGATTAGAGCTAAATATGAGCGTGAGGAATTTGTTGCCACCCGAGTCTGCCAAGATCCTTGTTCTGCAG GTAGCCGTGAAGGGTTCCTCTGGAAGCGTGGGCGGGAAAGTAGACAGTTCCAGAAGAGGCGATTTCTCCTATCAGCAAGGGAAGGGGTGTTGAAGTACTACACCAAAGAA tCCAGAGGTCCAAAAGCCATTATCAGCATTGAGAATCTGAATGCAATGTTCCAGACAGAGAAAATCCAACATGCTCACGGTCTGCAGATCACATACAGCAGAGATGGGCAGACAAGGAACCTTTTTGTCTATCATGAAAGTGGAAAG GAGATTGTTGACTGGTTCAATGCCATTCGGGCAGCACGTTACCATTACCTCAGGACAACCTTCCCAACTGTCCCTGAGACTGAG CTCATACCCAGAATCACAAGAAATTATGTCAAAGAAGGATATATGGAGAAAACGGGACCAAAA CAGAAGGAGGCCTTTAAGGTGCGCTGGTTCTGCCTGGATTCTCAAGAAAGGAACCTGATGTACTTTAAAAATCCACTG GATGCGTTTGCACAGGGCCAGGTTTTTATTGGAAGGATGGATGAGGGATATGAAGTACGAGCTGGCTTGCCCCAGGGAGTCCGGGTGAAGAAGAGGAAACCAGCGATCACTGTGGTCACACCAATGAGAGAGTTTGTTTTTATATGTGAGAATgaaagggagcagagggagTGGATAGACACCTTAAATGGAGTCATTGCCCAGCCTTTGACGGGTTAA
- the ADAP2 gene encoding arf-GAP with dual PH domain-containing protein 2 isoform X2 yields the protein MKKHGNLCAKAKYEAKVPPYYYIPRSCDCLVLREQWIRAKYEREEFVATRVCQDPCSAGSREGFLWKRGRESRQFQKRRFLLSAREGVLKYYTKESRGPKAIISIENLNAMFQTEKIQHAHGLQITYSRDGQTRNLFVYHESGKEIVDWFNAIRAARYHYLRTTFPTVPETELIPRITRNYVKEGYMEKTGPKQKEAFKVRWFCLDSQERNLMYFKNPLDAFAQGQVFIGRMDEGYEVRAGLPQGVRVKKRKPAITVVTPMREFVFICENEREQREWIDTLNGVIAQPLTG from the exons atgAAGAAGCATGGGAATCTCTGTGCCAAAGCTAAATATGAGGCAAAAGTCCCTCCCTACTATTACATCCCCCGGTCCTGTGATTGCTT ggTTTTAAGAGAGCAATGGATTAGAGCTAAATATGAGCGTGAGGAATTTGTTGCCACCCGAGTCTGCCAAGATCCTTGTTCTGCAG GTAGCCGTGAAGGGTTCCTCTGGAAGCGTGGGCGGGAAAGTAGACAGTTCCAGAAGAGGCGATTTCTCCTATCAGCAAGGGAAGGGGTGTTGAAGTACTACACCAAAGAA tCCAGAGGTCCAAAAGCCATTATCAGCATTGAGAATCTGAATGCAATGTTCCAGACAGAGAAAATCCAACATGCTCACGGTCTGCAGATCACATACAGCAGAGATGGGCAGACAAGGAACCTTTTTGTCTATCATGAAAGTGGAAAG GAGATTGTTGACTGGTTCAATGCCATTCGGGCAGCACGTTACCATTACCTCAGGACAACCTTCCCAACTGTCCCTGAGACTGAG CTCATACCCAGAATCACAAGAAATTATGTCAAAGAAGGATATATGGAGAAAACGGGACCAAAA CAGAAGGAGGCCTTTAAGGTGCGCTGGTTCTGCCTGGATTCTCAAGAAAGGAACCTGATGTACTTTAAAAATCCACTG GATGCGTTTGCACAGGGCCAGGTTTTTATTGGAAGGATGGATGAGGGATATGAAGTACGAGCTGGCTTGCCCCAGGGAGTCCGGGTGAAGAAGAGGAAACCAGCGATCACTGTGGTCACACCAATGAGAGAGTTTGTTTTTATATGTGAGAATgaaagggagcagagggagTGGATAGACACCTTAAATGGAGTCATTGCCCAGCCTTTGACGGGTTAA